A genomic window from Gossypium hirsutum isolate 1008001.06 chromosome D12, Gossypium_hirsutum_v2.1, whole genome shotgun sequence includes:
- the LOC107946166 gene encoding uncharacterized protein gives MEKAPVTRQNSDEIDKFLDGAASFADMMFGFIDESNDSEENLRDFVVDDEDANNDEDPSEIEQRKIFWEAQEKLLQATLYRTTSLESRIRQATKEALREIDAEGVQCTCQRPEDGGCRNCLQRELSIRLQSVDFNCYICKSKWRSSPEIPSGEHTYLEVVDKSKAKKGEVRVVIELNFRAEFEMARASEDYNKLIAVLPELLVGKAERFKALTKILCLAAKKCMKEKKMHLAPWRKYKYMQAKWLGTYERRTPAPLAVGYSDRQQKPKASMLTSDLRENLPALHYTAVEVVW, from the exons ATGGAAAAGGCGCCAGTGACGCGACAGAATTCCGATGAAATCGACAAGTTCCTTGACGGAGCGGCGAGCTTTGCCGATATGATGTTTGGGTTCATCGACGAAAGCAATGATTCCGAGGAAAATTTAAGGGACTTTGTTGTCGATGACGAGGATGCTAATAATGATGAAGATCCTAGTGAGATCGAGCAGAGGAAAATTTTCTGGGAAGCCCAAGAAAAGCTTCTTCAG GCAACATTGTACCGAACGACTTCTCTAGAATCAAGAATTCGACAAGCTACAAAAGAAGCATTGAGGGAAATAGATGCAGAAGGAGTGCAATGCACTTGCCAGAGACCGGAGGACGGAGGATGCCGGAACTGTTTGCAAAGGGAACTATCGATTCGTCTCCAAAGCGTAGATTTCAATTGCTACATATGCAAGTCTAAGTGGAGGAGCTCCCCTGAGATTCCGTCGGGGGAGCACACGTATTTAGAAGTGGTAGACAAATCAAAGGCCAAAAAGGGGGAGGTGAGGGTGGTGATCGAGTTGAATTTCAGGGCCGAATTCGAAATGGCGAGGGCAAGCGAAGATTACAACAAGCTAATCGCTGTGCTACCGGAACTATTGGTGGGCAAAGCAGAGAGGTTCAAAGCACTGACCAAGATATTATGCTTGGCAGCCAAAAAATGCATGAAAGAGAAAAAGATGCACTTGGCTCCGTGGAGGAAGTACAAGTACATGCAAGCCAAGTGGTTGGGAACATACGAGAGAAGAACGCCAGCACCCTTGGCCGTCGGATATTCAGACCGGCAGCAAAAGCCCAAGGCTTCCATGTTAACTTCTGATCTGCGTGAGAATTTGCCTGCCTTGCATTACACTGCTGTTGAAGTCGTGTGGTGA